TCTTCGAATCTTCATTGTAAGCCCGGTTCTTTGCCTTTTATCTATTTGGGCTTACAGGTCGGGGCCAATATGAAGTTGTACAAAAAATGGAAGCCGGTTGTCGAGCTAGTTGAGGCGCGTCTCTCGCTATGGAAATCCTCTGTTCTTTCTATCTGTGGAAGGCTCACACTCCTAAAATCAGTTTTCGAATGTCTTCCGGTTTATTACTTTTCTATCTTCAAGGCGCCGGTAAGGGTTATTCACAAGCTTGATGGTTTAAGGAGACGTTTTTTTATGGGGTGGCAAAGAAGATAAAAATTACATGAGTTGGGTAGCTTGGTCCAAAGTTACCTCCCCCAAAAATCAGGGTGGCCTTGGCCTCGCCCCTCTTAAATAAGTTAACACCAGCCTTTTGTTGAAGTGGCTTTGGAGATTAAAAATTGATGGTCCTCAGTTATGGAGCAACACAATCCATGCCCTCCATTCTAATTCCAGAACGTAGTCATGGATCCTAGTGAAATGCTTGGCCACCGGTGTGTGGAAGCATGTAGCTACCATTTTCGAGGAGCTGTAGGTTTGTGGAGTCCACCTCGACAGGCAAGTTAAAGGAACTCTTGGCGACGGTTCGAGTATAAGTTTTTGGTGTGATTTTTGGACAGGATCTGTCCTCTAAATGGCTTATTTCCGGCTTTGTTTGCCTTGGAGCGGAATAAATGTGCTAAGTCAGAGACCGGATAAAGATGGGAGCTAATGGTCCTTTTATGCAATGGGACTGGCATCGGGAGCCCTCTACGGAACATGAAGTAATTGATCTAATGAATTGTCTCAATCTGCTCTTTGGTTTCGTCCTTGGTTCTAGGCCGGATGTTTGGAATTGGAAGGCAGACCCCACAAAATGCTTTACAGTTAAATCCGCCAGAAAGCTCCTTTGCGCGCAACCTAAGACTACGACCCGTTTCGGCTTTGTGTGGAACAGGTGGGTCCCGATTAAAGTTAATGTGTTTGGTTGGTGTTCATTTCTCAACCAGCTCCCTTCAAAAGACGCTCTCATTTATCGGAACATCACTATCGACTCCCCGTTATGCCCTTTCTGTGAAGAGGTTTCGGAATCGCTGGATCACTTATTCTTAGCTTACAGGTTCTCATGCGATGTGTGGACTGGAATTGCATCTTGGTTAAAGATTCCACCCATCTTTGCTTTTGGCTACAAAGACATCATGTCCATCCATCTTTCTTTAACAAAATCATTTTTGACAAGTCTAAGCCCTCGGTCAGCGGCGTCATTGGAGAAATTAAAGTCTTAGGCTTTCTTTGGATCAAACATCGTTTGAATGTTAGTAAAGCAAACCGGAGTCATTTTGATTTATTGTAATCTTTCGTTTTTGTTTTGTTgcgccagaggctgtggacctacttagtcgagttcaaagggtcatgcatagtaatgttatgaccccgagatctatggacgtagtttttaaaaggcttagtttcgctattcaaaaaggggtagcggcgcagcttgttgcccgtttaccaactatctcaaTGTAAATTATCTTtagttaattattattaattttcaaatttaatcattcctatcataataataaaaaaagttgttTTCCTTTTTTGTGTTCCCTTGAGTTTCTTGCTTGAGGGTTCGTTCTTAATGAAATgccacctttcaaaaaaaaataataatgataaaatTTTTATTTCAACCAATTACCTTTTTATAATGATTTTCCTTCCTTCCTTTGTATAATCATTAATTCATCAAGTCCGGTTATAAATAGGCATATATGTACCTTATCATTAGCCATATTAAACCAAATGGGCATCTCGACTGAATGGCCTCTTATAGCAGCACTAGTCCTCCTCATTTTGTCCATTTTTGTATACCCCAAAAGATTGTCCAAGGCTTATAAGCTTCCCCCAAGCCCTCCAAAGCTTCCCATACTCGGAAACTTGCACCAACTGCTCGGTAAACCTCGTCACGAGGCACTTTGGCAACTTTCAAAACAATATGGCCCCCTTATGCAACTCCATATTGGTTCAAAACACTTCCTTATCATATCTTCTCCTGAAATGGCCAAACAAGTCTTGAAAACTCAAGATCACATCTTTTGTTCCCGCCCGAAGTCTCGTGCGGCCCAACGGCTAACATACAACTATCTGGACATCGCCTTCTCGCCTTACAGCGGTCACTGGAAAGAGATGCGCAAGCTTATGGTGTCTGAGTTCTTGGGTCCCAAGAGAGCTAAACTCTCTAATCATGTGTTGGTGACAGAGATGGAGAGCATTATCAATTCCCTATCACCAAACACAGAGGTAAACCTAAGCAATATATTTTCAGAAATGCTAGAGCATATATTATGCAAGGTGGCGTTTGGTAACAACTATAGAGGAGAACCACAGATGGGTCCGTCATTGAAAGTCATGCTTAGTGAAACTAGCGAATTAATAAACGGAGGTGTTGGTGACATTTTTCCAGTTTTGGGTTTTTTTGTTGACCACTTAAGTGGATGGAACCGTAGGTTGAATGATCTCTTTAAAAATCTTGATGTCTACATCGACAAAATCGTTGATGACCATCTTAAAGATAACGTTGAAGAAATAAGTGAGGAGGACAAAGATTTTGTCCATACTTTACTTGAGATGTCTTCCAAAGAAAATGCTTCTGGCTATCGCCCAAATCTTGCAGATGTAAAAGCTCTTGTGATGGTAAATTAAGTATTTATTTTGTtgtatgtatttttatttttataccaAATATATATGGTGTAATATTTAACTAACGTTTCAGAACATAATTCATGCGGGGATCGATACAAATGCCACGGCGTTGACATGGGCTATGTCCGAGATCATTAGAAATCCTAGAGTGATGCGGAAATTGCAAAACGAAATCCGAAATTGCACAGGAAGAATACAAAAGGTAGAAGAAATGAACACCACAAAAATGACATACTTGAAAATGGTGGTGAAAGAGACACTAAGATTGCACCCGCCTGCCCCATTGTTGGTTCCACATGAAAGCTTAAGCCATACTCAAATTGATGGCTATGACATATTGCCTAATACACCCGTTATAATCAACGCTTGGGGGATAGCAAGAGACCCAAGCAATTGGGGGGAGAATGCGGCCGAGTTCTATCCAGATAGGTTTGAAAACGTTGGTGGTGATTTTGGAGCGGATGGGTTTGAAATGCTCCCGTTTGGAGGGGGGCGAAGGTCTTGTCCAGCCAAGAAAACTGCTCCGTTAAATGTAGAGTTTGTGATTGCAAACCTTCTTTACTGGTTTGATTGGGAACCGGCTAGCGGAACCAAGTGTGAAGACTTGAACATGGAAGACTTTGGTACAATCGTTCTTGGAAAGAAAGTTCCCCTTTGCCTTGTACCCACAAAGCATAAGTGGAAGAATTAATGGAGcctaaaaaattaaataaagtacCAACATACATGCAGGTTAATTTGTATCGATTTTTTAAACGTGTTGGGTTTTCTGTATGTTAGTCTTTATATTTCCATGTAGTCACCGTAACATGTATTCATATAATTATCCACATATTTTACTTGATTCTATTCTTAAGGataacagttttttttttcaaatagtGTTACAACCAAACCAGCTCCTTTCCTTTTGGTGTCTTGTCTTTTTTCTTCTTTCAATGTGTGAGGTTATTTGTAGAACTTCATAAACTTTTGCATTTCATTTTATTTTGAAACACTTGATAACAAAGACAATAACCACCTTTGCATTATAGGGAAAAAAATCAACCCTTGATTAAAGAAAGAGTGAATTGCGGTTTTGCTCCTTGTGGTTTATAGTCTATTGTAATATTTTACAAAATTCAAATGTGTTGTAATTTACATACCAAGTTTTCTTTTTTATTGCAATTTCAATCTATCATATTAACTCCATCAATCTTCTAGTTAAATCTTAGTAGACATGTGATGAACAAATACATAATTAACCATCAAAATTGAAGGAAACAAATATTATTgagatttttacatatttccccttcttAAGCctccttattacatatttccctagaatataaaatcaattacatattttccCTTTTTTGAGAAATTACCTAACTACCCTCAATTACTCATGCGTATAATGTAAATCGAAAACCCTACACGCGACCTTTCTTCTCCTCCCCTACCATCGACGTTCAACTTTCAGGTATGTATCTATTCATCGATTCTTACTGGTTCATGGATTATCTATCTGTTCATCGAAAAACGATGTATTTTACAATCGATTATGCTTGTGTTCTTTTTTCTTCATCGATTTTATTCCTGATCCTATTCGATTACTGATCCTATTAATTAGTTCGATTACTGATCGTGTGTTACAATCGATTATGCTTGGTAGTTACAATCGATTATGCTTGGTAATTACAATCGTGTGTTTAACTAGTTCGATTACTGATCCTATTCGATTACTGGTTCGATTCGTTCATAACTGGTTGGAAGTCATCTGATGTGTATGCATATAATTATTGTAATCATTTATGAGACTAAATTATATTTAACATTCAAGAAAATAGATTAAATAAAACCATTATAATAcatgttttataaaacaatggTAACAGCAGCTTACTTAttattataaaccaaaaactttGAAGGCACAATAGGACAATCATGTTTGTAGTGTTTGGCTGTTTGTATTTATTTTTTGATATATTAGAATTACAACTGTACATCTGTAGGTGTTGGGAAAACTTCTCTTGTTCATCTAATTGTGAAAGGTTCGTCAATAGCTCGTCCTGCTCAAACAGTTGGGTGTACGATGGATGTAAAGGTTTGCCCACATATATTTTCTCCACAACTTGTTTTCAGTACAACCACACATGAATCATATGCTTTTTTCTTTGTCTAAGTATGTTTTTTTATCATAATACTTCTGCAGCATTTTACATATGGATCATCTAGTACTAGCTCTTCAAGTAGCATTAAAGGCGACATGGATAGAGAATTTTTTGTCGAACTTTGGGACGTCTCTGGACACGACCGCTATAACGATTGTCGCTCCATGTTCTATTCTCAAATAAATGGTACAGGTTAGACCAGGTGACGACCGCTATAACGATTGTCGCTCCAAGAATGAACAGAACTAGACCAGGTGACGAGCCTAAAAAACGACAAAAATGTCCACGATGTGGTGAGTAAGGACACCGTGAAAAGACATGCAAAAACTCAGCACCTAAAGATCCTACTCAACAACAAGCCTCAACAAGTAAAAGGGAACGAGGAAAAAGTACAAAAAAGACGTGAAAGTAATTAGTCAAAGATGAGCGGTTGATTTCGAATTTTTGGTATCGTATTTATGTTTTTTGAACTGAAATTATTATGAACGGaatttatgtttttattattatgAACGGAAATTATTATGAATGGAAATTATGTTTTGTACTTTTTGGTTTTATGTTTTTATCATTGTAAACAGGGGCGAAGTATAGAAGAATTGGGGTGATAATAGATaaattgggtaaatatgtaattgattttacatattagagtgaggaaatatgtaaatattcatttacTAGTTCATTAAGAGTAAAATAGTCATAAATAAGAGTCATTTTaatgaaaaggggaaatatgtaatatatatcagttagggaggggaaatatgtaattgattttatgatttgggtaaatatgtaataaagcagcttaggagggggaaatatgtaaaaaagCCCAATATTATTTAAATCCATTTATAATTCTTTTGTTTCTACTCTTAACATGTCCCTAAACTTCTCTTTATCTCCTAAAGCTCATGTGGCTCAGGTTTTTACTCATGCCCATTAACTTAAATGAAAAAATCACGTATTCATAAAATAACTAAAATTATCCCCCCCACCTTCTCTCTATTTCCCCCACCATTAACCACCACCCTCCTACCACCTACAGTCCCTTGGTACCAAAAACTAGATTCAAACAGAATTTacgtatatacacacacaaaaagAGAAACAAAAAGTAATAACCTCATTATGACCAGCAAAGTTAATTTTCTCCTTTTAAACACAGAGGTTTCAAAATTAAGAAGCGTAGATTTGGTTATTGCTGGTGCTGAAACCATACGAGCTCCGAGAGCAGATCCAGATCCGTCATTAGAGCGAGCTCGGAGGGTTTTCGAAGCAGTTTTGGAGGAGAAAAGTCCGATGTTAAACCCTAGGGTTTTGGGAGCGGCCTTGAGAGATTTGGTGGTGGTTGCGGAGGAGGTGGTAGGAGCTAAGGTGGAGAAGGTGGTTGTGGTTGTTGCCGCCGCCATTATGGTGGTGAAATGCGGTGGAAGAAGGGAAACGGCGGAGCAGAGAGAGGTGGAGATATGTGTACGACAGGGTGTAGTGATATGTTGTTCGCACGGTTTGAATTTCAGTCGGGTTCGGTGGAGTGGTAACCGGGTTCAGTGATGTGTTGTTGAAGGGGCGGACCTTAAGTATAAAGAGCCGTAGCACGGGCTCAACTTTTTATcggtagtgtaattttttttttcgttttttataTCAAGGATACGTCTAACAGCTACGAGGACACCCCTAAGAAAAGTCTGTAAGCCCAAATTGCAGTCTATAAACTTAGTTCCTACTTCTTAGCCCAACCCAAATCAATAATCAATTATAAGAGTATTACAACTTATAAACCTTTATTTATTTGTTgtcgtttttttttaatattgtatgattgcacggtgaaaaaaaaattgggatacccctgagttaatgttctagttccgccagTTGTTCGCACGGTGGGGGAACGAAGAGAAAGGTGGGGGTGGGTGAGGttgggttgtttttttttttttttttttttttttttttttttttgagaccGGAGAAGATGAAGGGTAATTTTGTTATTTCACATCCAcctaacggagaaaactaacggacatccattccagggactatccgagtaacaaactgtcaaaccacaggaagcaccggtgtaatttccaaaagttgaggactataggtgttattttgcaaaaacacaggactatccgtgcattttactctaaaacaTACCTTGTAACTCAAATAACACTGCTTATAAAAGTCAACAGCTACAGAGTCAATGCTACCTACAATAAATATTTTTTTGAGTTCTTAATTGTAAATTAATTTAGTGAAAACTTGGTATGCTTCATTCTAAAAAAGCAAAATAGATATAGAATAGTATTTACATGTGAATACAAAGTGATGACACACATCAGAGTCAATTCTTAGGGTGGAGGGAGTGGTAGTGGTGAGTTAGGTTGTTTGAGTTATTCTCTAGCTAATAATATCGTGCCATGTCAAGTCCCTATTTCACTTCTCATTTTGCACTcaattactcacaatgatcaaacACCTGGATCGGTGATGGTGACTCCCTGATACACTCCCCGATAGGACTCCGTCCACCCTTATAAATAAATTATCAGAATGGCCCCCCATAATTAGATGCTGGAGAGTGTTAGGGGTCGATGAGCGATCAAATCTTACACCAGAAGTATAAGGTGCCTCTCCAAGGGTACTCACCATTTGGCAACACGAATGGGGTTGTTGCCTTGTATGACATAGTGGCAACAATGTCATAGCGGCTGGTAGCGGCGAACGACATCACAACGCCAAATGAGTAAAAACTTAAGTCACATGATCATTAGATTATGGGGTGTGGGGCGTGGGTTGAGGTGGCGGATTGGGTTTAACGCTGGCTACACCACACCGGCTAAGAGTTGGACATGGCGTTGCCCGCTTGGTGTGGTGATTGTGCCTGGCGTGGGGTGGAGGGGCTGGGTGACATGGCTGGCTTTGGTTGGCTGGTTCAAGGTAGCCGTTGCCAAACGGCtagtttaaaaaatatatatttacatattaAACCAATATATATACCCaccatttttttacaatttttaccACTTCTCTATTTCTTCTAGTTTATctctttattttttataaaatcaacCCACAACATCCTACAATGCATTTAATTTCCTCCAACAACAAAGGATTGAGATCAGGAAAAATATCCAAGTGTCGTTCGATAAGAAGATATCTCTAAAAGAAAAACGCGAAGATATGAAACTTCTCGCCATGCATATCGATCACCTTATTGGCCCACAATTGATAATGACATTGTAAATGAAAGAAGAAATAATGAAAAAATATAACATGGAGTAACTTTTATGTAGTTTTTAATTTtatgtaggtttttttttttattttctttgtagTTTTTTAAAATATTCTATGCAATCTTCTATTTTAATTAGTTTGTTATTTTTAGTAAATTACATATTAAATAGTTTAAACaaaaaaagatataaaaaattCCACATGGCTGCCATGCCCAGCTAAGCCACGCCCCATCACACCCTTAGTTTTTTAGTATTAGTTTGTGGATCTCATCTCGccacgtgtcgagcaatgccTCCAACTCAAGCCCCTCCACACTCCATATTCTTAAGATCTGTTAACGATAAAGAGAAGCTCAGGGACATGTTAAAAGTAGAAACAAAACTACAAAAGAATTATAAATGGACTTAAATAATATTTGTTTCGTTCAATTTTGATGGTTAAATAGGTGATGCTTCTTATGTGACTAGGATGATGGTTGGAGTTAATCTGGTTGAGTGAATTGCAATAAAACAAAAACATTGGTATGTAAATTGTGTCAGGCGGCTATCTGGTACACGCTCATTTGCTCTAAAAAATAACAATTTtgctcccagtttaaaattatagtatttccatcgttttagtttttttagcaaaagtataGTAGTGTTtcgttttaattggttgactcgatataattttttttttgagatcatgtcatgagtagtatgtacaagtaaccaaaagacagacatacatgttatgagagagaaatattctaCTCGGTGCCTCGCAACGTGGATGGGGCAAAGACTAGTTAACATAGATTTAAGATCAATGAAAGGTGAAAATGACAAAAGTTCTAAAAGTATTGCGGGAATGGGATAAATTTTAAGGTtgttggattttaataattcaaactttgaccaattggccaataataatccttacTTAAAAAATTATCCCTGCCATTCTCAACTTTCAAGTTATTTTCCTCCATCGAGCCTttactaactaggttataacctagttagtgttttgcTGACGTGGCCGCTTATGTGGCACAAAATATGGTTATATGCTGATGTAGAAGCTTATGTGGCagcatcaccatcaccaccttcatcaccaccacccacaaccaccaTCTGCCACCACCATCACCCCCACACACAATCGGTAACCTGTTCCGCGACCTTACAACTTGTTTCGACAACCTGCAACTTACTCCGGCAACCAGCAACTTGTTTCAGAGACACTCTTTACTTTTGAAACCACCAAAACGAGACAACCACCAGTCATCTCCAACCTCTTGTGACCTTCTCCACCgctcaaaacttcaaaattttccACCATCGTTTTGCCCCACGTTTTTGTACGACGAGGTTGGAGTTGTGGATGGTAGTTTAATAGCAGTGGTCGGAGGTTCAAAGGGTGAAGTGTTCGGTGGATATCCACCTTTCGAACCTCCGGCCACCACCATTAAACTACCATCCACAACTCCAACCTCACCGGAAAAACGTGAGACGTGAAGATAGTTGAATTTTGAAGTTTTGAGCGGTGGAGAAGGTGATGGGAGGTTGGAGATGATTGCTGGTCGTTTGGAATGATGTGCCATGCTAACTAAACAGTCTGTTAGATGGACTTAGCCACTGTTGGAGATGCTCTAAGCCGGTTGTACATAACTACCTTGATAACTAGGAGAGTAGTGACAGAGCTTGAATGAAAAAATCAGTGGGGTCGGACTCTCAAAATCCACATCAGTGCGGTTGGACtcttaaaaatccaatattttacactacaaaaaaaaaattcgaaaattttcgGTAAAGTTAACACTAAGAGCGCCCAGCCCACCAAGAAGCTGTGCCAATGTTGGAGAGGGAACATCGCATGGGATTTGATATTTGACAACTGTGTAAGCTTTCTTCGCAATATCGAAAATGGCAAAAGGTATGCCAACTTATATTATTGAAATCTTTTCTTAGTCTCTTAAGTTCTTGCTTTTAATCTTTATTGTTGCAAGTATATTGGACGTTATGATTTCTATTTTTGCTTTAGTGTCAACTTTAGAGGCGCAAGCCTCTTAGAGGGTGGCCTAGGTTTAAACTTGGACAAGAAAAAATAATTCAGAATTATTGGTGTGGAGGAGTAACATTAgccttttaaaaaaaatacaacataATGGAGTTTTGGATTTCTTcgttaaaaaaaatacaacataATAGAGTTTTAGATTTCTATATaatttactaggttagaacctttTGTATTACACAcacttaataaatataattttatatactaagtaataaaaaagttacatctttaaaaacccaTGCATTGTACTAATTGAATAAACACGTGTATTAAACGACTTGAATACATATAAAGTAATTGGTTAACACACACAGTCGTCAATATatgtttttgaaaaaataaaCTTTGATGAACTATATACTTTTTATAACATTTACTTTATCTTTTATTAATATGTTAGAAACTTGTATATTACAcagaaaaacaaaataaatagttaaaaaagatattaaataaataagcgaaaaccaaaataaaataattatatagcAATAATCATtgaaattaatattaatataaataaCTCACCTTATTAACCTTATTAACCGACATATATTGATTCTACTATCTAACATAACAATCCATTTGTATTTATTATATGCCTATATTATATATCAACTAATATCTAGTCTAATTTAATATACATAATGTGACAACCTGAACTCTCAAAGTTAGTGACGTCTCATCTTGTGATATGTTAACTTTGTTAAAACGCTACATGGTTATGTATTTGGGCCACCGCACATACGTGAATCAATTCGGCCCAGTTTACT
Above is a window of Helianthus annuus cultivar XRQ/B chromosome 14, HanXRQr2.0-SUNRISE, whole genome shotgun sequence DNA encoding:
- the LOC110904359 gene encoding parthenolide synthase translates to MGISTEWPLIAALVLLILSIFVYPKRLSKAYKLPPSPPKLPILGNLHQLLGKPRHEALWQLSKQYGPLMQLHIGSKHFLIISSPEMAKQVLKTQDHIFCSRPKSRAAQRLTYNYLDIAFSPYSGHWKEMRKLMVSEFLGPKRAKLSNHVLVTEMESIINSLSPNTEVNLSNIFSEMLEHILCKVAFGNNYRGEPQMGPSLKVMLSETSELINGGVGDIFPVLGFFVDHLSGWNRRLNDLFKNLDVYIDKIVDDHLKDNVEEISEEDKDFVHTLLEMSSKENASGYRPNLADVKALVMNIIHAGIDTNATALTWAMSEIIRNPRVMRKLQNEIRNCTGRIQKVEEMNTTKMTYLKMVVKETLRLHPPAPLLVPHESLSHTQIDGYDILPNTPVIINAWGIARDPSNWGENAAEFYPDRFENVGGDFGADGFEMLPFGGGRRSCPAKKTAPLNVEFVIANLLYWFDWEPASGTKCEDLNMEDFGTIVLGKKVPLCLVPTKHKWKN
- the LOC110904360 gene encoding ketol-acid reductoisomerase, chloroplastic-like, which translates into the protein MAAATTTTTFSTLAPTTSSATTTKSLKAAPKTLGFNIGLFSSKTASKTLRARSNDGSGSALGARMVSAPAITKSTLLNFETSVFKRRKLTLLVIMRLVTWSSSVHSWSDNRYSGRHLV